A region from the Acomys russatus chromosome 24, mAcoRus1.1, whole genome shotgun sequence genome encodes:
- the Rabepk gene encoding rab9 effector protein with kelch motifs produces the protein MKQLPVLEPGDKPRKATWYTLSRPGDRPCPRVGHSCSYFHPVGDAKRGKVFIVGGANPNQSFSDVHSMDLETLQWNTATREGLLPRYEHASFIPSCTPHSIWVFGGADQSGNRNCLQVLDPETRTWSTPEVTGDPPSPRTFHTSSAAIGDQLFVFGGGERGAQPVQDMKLHVFDANALTWSQPETHGSPPSPRHGHVMVAAETKLFIHGGLAGDKFFDDLYCIDITNMNWQKLGPTGAAPAGCAAHSAVAVGRHVYVFGGMTATGVLNTMYRYDTEMQHWTLLQFETLLPAGRLDHSMCVIPWPVTSTSDNEDSDSVLQNCEAEKGDAVDNQGTLGDGSPEESQTNTLLCFVFGGMNTEGEIYDDCVVTVVD, from the exons GTACACTTTGAGTCGCCCTGGAGACAGACCCTGCCCTCGAGTTGGCCACAGCTGCTCATATTTCCACCCAGTTGGTGATGCGAAGAGAGGAAAAGTCTTTATCGTAGGGGGAGCGAATCCAAACCAAAGCTTCTCAGATGTACACAGCATGGATTTGG AAACACTGCAGTGGAACACGGCCACCAGGGAAGGTCTTCTGCCTCGGTATGAACATGCCAGCTTCATCCCCTCCTGCACCCCTCACAGCATCTGGGTGTTTGGAGGTGCAGACCAGTCAGGAAACCGAAATTGTCTGCAAGTCCTGGATCCTG AAACCAGGACTTGGAGCACACCAGAAGTGACTGGCGACCCCCCATCCCCGAGAACATTCCACACATCGTCGGCAGCTATTGGAGACCAGCTATTTGTctttgggggaggagagagaggtgccCAGCCCGTACAGGACATGAAGTTGCACGTATTTGACGCAA ATGCTCTGACGTGGTCTCAGCCAGAGACACACGGAAGTCCTCCATCTCCCCGGCATGGCCACGTGATGGTGGCAGCAGAAACAAAGCTCTTCATCCATGGAGGACTGGCAGGGGACAAGTTCTTTGATGATCTCTATTGCATTGATATAA CGAACATGAACTGGCAGAAACTTGGTCCCACCGGGGCTGCTCCGGCAGGCTGCGCTGCCCACAGCGCCGTGGCTGTGGGaagacatgtgtatgtgtttgggggAATGACTGCCACTGGGGTGCTGAACACAATGTACAGGTATGACACAG AAATGCAGCACTGGACCTTACTTCAGTTTGAGACTTTGCTCCCTGCTGGACGATTGGACCACTCCATGTGTGTCATTCCATGGCCAGTGACGTCTACCTCTGACAACGAAGACTCGGATTCTGTCCTTCAAAACTGTGAAGCTGAGAAAGGGGATGCTGTGGACAACCAAGGGACTCTGGGAGATGGGTCACCTGAGGAGAGTCAGACTAACAcgttgctctgttttgttttcggTGGGATGAATACAGAAGGGGAAATCTACGATGACTGTGTTGTGACTGTAGTTGACTAA
- the Hspa5 gene encoding endoplasmic reticulum chaperone BiP, which produces MKLGAVVAAAALLLLCAVRAEEEDKKEDVGTVVGIDLGTTYSCVGVFKNGRVEIIANDQGNRITPSYVAFTPEGERLIGDAAKNQLTSNPENTVFDAKRLIGRTWNDPSVQQDIKFLPFKVVEKKTKPYIQVDIGGGQTKTFAPEEISAMVLTKMKETAEAYLGKKVTHAVVTVPAYFNDAQRQATKDAGTIAGLNVMRIINEPTAAAIAYGLDKREGEKNILVFDLGGGTFDVSLLTIDNGVFEVVATNGDTHLGGEDFDQRVMEHFIKLYKKKTGKDVRKDNRAVQKLRREVEKAKRALSSQHQARIEIESFFEGEDFSETLTRAKFEELNMDLFRSTMKPVQKVLEDSDLKKSDIDEIVLVGGSTRIPKIQQLVKEFFNGKEPSRGINPDEAVAYGAAVQAGVLSGDQDTGDLVLLDVCPLTLGIETVGGVMTKLIPRNTVVPTKKSQIFSTASDNQPTVTIKVYEGERPLTKDNHLLGTFDLTGIPPAPRGVPQIEVTFEIDVNGILRVTAEDKGTGNKNKITITNDQNRLTPEEIERMVNDAEKFAEEDKKLKERIDTRNELESYAYSLKNQIGDKEKLGGKLSSEDKETMEKAVEEKIEWLESHQDADIEDFKAKKKELEEIVQPIISKLYGSAGPPPTGEEDTSEKDEL; this is translated from the exons ATGAAGTTAGgtgcggtggtggcggcggcggcgctgctgctgctgtgcgcGGTGCGGGCcgaggaggaggacaagaaggaggACGTGGGCACGGTGGTCGGCATCGACTTGGGGACCACCTATTCCTG CGTCGGTGTGTTCAAGAACGGCCGCGTGGAGATCATAGCCAACGACCAGGGCAACCGCATCACGCCGTCGTATGTGGCCTTCACTCCCGAAGGGGAGCGTCTGATTGGCGACGCGGCCAAGAACCAGCTCACGTCCAACCCCGAGAACACTGTCTTCGACGCCAAGCGCCTCATCGGACGCACTTGGAATGACCCTTCGGTGCAGCAGGACATCAAGTTCTTGCCGTTCAAG GTGGttgaaaagaaaactaagccATACATTCAAGTTGATATTGGAGGTGGACAAACCAAGACCTTTGCTCCAGAAGAAATTTCTGCCATGGTTCTCACTAAAATGAAAGAAACTGCTGAGGCATATTTGGGAAAGAAG GTGACCCATGCAGTTGTTACTGTGCCAGCTTACTTCAATGATGCCCAGCGACAAGCAACCAAAGATGCTGGCACGATTGCTGGACTGAATGTCATGAGGATCATCAATGAGCC CACAGCGGCTGCTATCGCATATGGCCTggacaagagagagggagaaaagaacatCCTGGTGTTTGACCTGGGTGGTGGGACCTTCGATGTGTCTCTTCTCACCATTGACAATGGTGTCTTCGAAGTGGTGGCCACTAATGGAGACACTCATCTGGGTGGGGAAGACTTTGATCAGCGAGTTATGGAGCACTTCATCAAGCTGTACAAAAAGAAAACTGGTAAAGATGTTCGAAAAGACAACAGAGCTGTGCAGAAACTCCGGCGTGAGGTGGAGAAGGCAAAGAGAGCCCTCTCTTCTCAGCATCAAGCAAGGATTGAAATCGAGTCCTTCTTCGAAGGGGAAGACTTCTCTGAGACCCTGACTCGGGCCAAGTTTGAAGAGCTGAACATG GACCTGTTCCGATCCACCATGAAGCCTGTCCAGAAAGTGTTGGAAGACTCTGATCTGAAGAAATCTGATATTGATGAAATTGTTCTTGTTGGTGGATCTACTCGAATTCCAAAGATTCAGCAACTGGTCAAAGAGTTCTTTAATGGCAAGGAGCCATCCCGTGGCATAAACCCAGATGAGGCTGTAGCGTATGGCGCTGCTGTCCAGGCTGGTGTCCTCTCTGGTGATCAAGATACAG GTGATCTGGTGCTGCTTGATGTATGTCCCCTTACACTTGGTATTGAAACTGTGGGAGGTGTCATGACCAAACTGATTCCAAGGAACACTGTGGTACCTACCAAGAAGTCTCAGATCTTTTCCACAGCTTCTGATAACCAGCCAACCGTAACAATCAAGGTCTATGAAG GTGAGCGACCCCTGACAAAAGACaatcatcttctgggtacatttgATCTGACCGGCATTCCTCCTGCTCCTCGTGGGGTACCCCAGATTGAAGTCACCTTTGAGATAGATGTTAATGGTATTCTTCGAGTAACAGCTGAAGACAAAGgtacaggaaacaaaaacaaaatcacaattaCCAATGACCAAAATCGCCTGACACCTGAAGAAATTGAGAGGATGGTTAATGATGCTGAAAAGTTTGCTGAGGAAGACAAAAAGCTCAAAGAGCGCATTGACACCAGGAATGAACTGGAAAGCTATGCTTACTCTCTCAAGAACCAGATTGGGGATAAGGAGAAGCTGGGAGGTAAACTTTCTTCTgaagataaagaaaccatggaaaAAGCTGTAGAAGAAAAGATCGAGTGGCTGGAAAGCCACCAGGATGCAGACATTGAAGACTTTAAAGCTAAAAAGAAGGAATTAGAAGAAATTGTTCAGCCGATTATCAGCAAACTCTATGGAAGTGCAGGCCCTCCCCCAACTGGTGAAGAGGATACATCAGAAAAAGATGAGTTGTAG